From the Erythrolamprus reginae isolate rEryReg1 chromosome Z, rEryReg1.hap1, whole genome shotgun sequence genome, one window contains:
- the LOC139175971 gene encoding olfactory receptor 6S1-like, which produces MNLVNKTVVSEFILLGFHTIRSVEILIFIVFFFAYVLTIAGNVTLIILVLANLHLQVPMYFLLANLSFLELMITSTVVPKMLINIITGKKKISFVGCLTQSFFYFLMGSTEFFILAVMSIDRYLAICYPLRYALIMSNKTCFQFLLGSWVGGFMIILIPSIVTAGLPFCGPNIVSHFFCDSAPLLKLVCSDTLLAENIDFGTSCILLLGSLFVTTVSYMYIIIAVLRIPSAQGRQKAFSTCVSHITVVTLYYGSSIFIYVRPTKGNVIDFNKMGTVLNTIVTPMLNPFIYSLRNEKVKVGLRNILK; this is translated from the coding sequence ATGAACTTGGTCAATAAAACTGTTGTATCTGAATTCATTCTCCTGGGATTTCACACCATTCGTTCAGTTGAGATTCTCATCTTCATTGTTTTCTTCTTTGCATATGTGTTAACCATTGCAGGAAATGTCACACTAATTATATTAGTGTTGGCCAATCTCCATCTTCAGGTGCCAATGTATTTTTTATTGGCTAACCTCTCATTTCTTGAACTCATGATCACATCAACTGTAGTGCCTAAAATGCTAATAAATATTATCACAGGGAAAAAGAAAATCTCCTTTGTGGGCTGTCTTACCCAATCATTCTTCTATTTTCTGATGGGATCGACTGAATTTTTCATATTGGCTGTCATGTCCATAGATCGTTATCTTGCAATTTGTTACCCACTACGCTATGCTTTGATTATGAGCAATAAAACTTGTTTCCAGTTTTTATTGGGGTCATGGGTTGGTGGTTTCATGATTATTTTAATTCCCAGCATTGTGACAGCTGGATTACCATTCTGTGGCCCAAATATTGTTAGTCACTTCTTCTGTGATAGTGCACCTTTACTCAAACTGGTCTGTAGTGACACATTGCTTGCTGAAAATATAGATTTTGGGACTTCTTGTATATTACTCTTGGGATCACTTTTTGTAACCACTGTATCTTACATGTATATTATTATTGCTGTATTGAGAATACCTTCAGCACAAGGTCGTCAAAAGGCTTTCTCAACCTGTGTATCTCACATTACTGTGGTAACTCTATATTATGGGAGCTCTATCTTTATTTATGTCCGCCCAACCAAAGGAAATGTGATTGATTTTAACAAAATGGGTACTGTGCTAAACACAATAGTGACTCCTATGTTGAATCCTTTCATTTACAGTCTTAGGAATGAGAAAGTGAAGGTTGGACTAAGAAATATTCTAAAATAA
- the LOC139153242 gene encoding olfactory receptor 14A16-like, with amino-acid sequence MSQINEKHEMTNDSTLIEFILMGFSDNYDVQIMYFVMFLFMYLIAIMGNVLLVITVALNYSLHTPMYFFLVNLSFSDICFISTTIPKSMLTFLTDNRVITFTGCATQVFSIFTFAGSEIALLTIMAYDRYVAICRPLQYNLILNWDTCMQMAASSWITCMIHALLETAIVFQWEYCRSHMIEQLFCDIPQLQKISCTDTRPSQTLIFVTAIIVSLVCCGIIFISYGYIFSAVLKIQSIQGRHKAISTCTPHLIVFFLFLSTALFSYMTPKSHSSHSIELLSAVFYTVLPPLLNPIIYSFRNKNMKEAMLKTAVKAFSLLKE; translated from the coding sequence ATGTCTCAGATAAATGAAAAACATGAAATGACCAATGACTCTACTCTGATAGAATTCATTCTGATGGGATTTTCTGATAACTATGATGTACAAATTATGTATTTTGTGATGTTTCTCTTCATGTACTTAATAGCCATAATGGGGAATGTTCTCCTAGTTATTACTGTGGCTCTGAACTATTCCCTTCATACCCCAATGTACTTCTTTTTAGTCAACCTGTCATTTTCAGATATTTGCTTTATCTCAACCACCATTCCAAAATCCATGCTCACTTTCTTGACAGATAACAGAGTGATCACCTTTACTGGATGTGCCACGCAAGTCTTCTCAATTTTCACCTTTGCAGGTTCTGAAATTGCTTTGCTCACCATCATGGCTTATGATCGTTATGTGGCCATTTGCCGTCCTCTGCAATATAACCTTATTCTGAATTGGGATACTTGCATGCAAATGGCAGCTTCTTCCTGGATCACCTGTATGATCCATGCTTTGCTAGAAACTGCAATTGTATTTCAGTGGGAATACTGCAGGTCACATATGATTGAACAATTGTTCTGTGATATCCCTCAGTTACAGAAGATTTCTTGCACTGATACAAGACCTAGTCAAACACTGATTTTTGTGACAGCAATCATTGTTAGTTTAGTGTGTtgtggtattatttttatttcttatggtTACATATTCTCAGCTGTGCTAAAGATTCAGTCAATACAAGGGAGACACAAAGCCATCTCTACCTGCACTCCCCATCTAATTGTCTTCTTTTTGTTTCTCAGCACTGCCTTATTTTCTTATATGACACCAAAAAGCCATTCATCTCATAGTATAGAATTGCTTTCTGCTGTTTTTTACACAGTTTTGCCACCATTGCTCAATCCTATCATTTATAGCTTCAGGAATAAGAACATGAAAGAAGCCATGTTAAAAACAGCAGTGAAAGCATTTTcacttttaaaagaataa
- the LOC139153030 gene encoding olfactory receptor 14A16-like, protein MANQSIVTGFLLMGFSDYRDMQIVYFVIFLVIYLLSLIGNLLLGVAVILNRHLHAPMYFFLVNLSFSDICVISTTIPKAMAASLTNNKQISYAGCAAQVFSVFAFAGSELALLTVMAYDRYVAICHPLQYMLVMNWSACLQMATASWIITSIHALMHTILIFRLNFCKSNRIEQFFCDVPHLLMISCTDASINEILILVIGITVDSLCSGFIFISYGYIFSTVLKIPSIQGRYKAFSTCTPHLTVFSLFLTSAIFAYMRPQSLSFHTLDLLSAFLYTVLPPIFNPLIYSFRNKDIQKAVWKMLQK, encoded by the coding sequence ATGGCTAACCAATCTATTGTGACAGGATTTCTTCTGATGGGATTTTCTGATTATCGTGATATGCAAATTGTGTATTTTGTGATATTCCTTGTCATTTACTTACTATCTTTAATTGGGAATTTACTTCTTGGTGTTGCTGTGATTTTGAATCGCCATCTTCATGCTCCCatgtatttctttttggtcaATTTGTCATTCTCTGATATTTGCGTTATCTCAACAACAATTCCTAAAGCCATGGCTGCTTCTTTGACAAATAACAAGCAGATCTCCTATGCTGGATGTGCTGCTCAGGTCTTCTCAGTTTTCGCCTTTGCAGGTTCTGAGCTTGCCTTGCTGACTGTCATGGCTTATGACCGTTATGTGGCCATCTGCCACCCTTTGCAATACATGCTAGTTATGAACTGGAGTGCCTGTTTACAAATGGCAACTGCTTCCTGGATAATCACTTCGATCCATGCTTTGATGCATACCATTCTCATTTTCAGGTTAAATTTCTGCAAATCCAATAGAATTGAGCAATTTTTTTGTGATGTTCCTCACCTATTAATGATTTCTTGTACTGATGCAAGTATTAACGAAATTCTGATTTTGGTTATAGGAATTACTGTAGACTCATTATGTAGTgggttcatttttatttcatatggCTACATCTTCTCCACTGTTCTGAAAATCCCTTCAATTCAAGGTAGATATAAAGCTTTCTCCACTTGTACTCCCCACCTGactgtcttttctttatttttgacaTCTGCTATATTTGCTTATATGAGGCCCCAAAGTCTTTCCTTCCATACTTTGGACTTGCTCTCTGCTTTTCTCTACACAGTTTTGCCCCCAATCTTTAATCCCCTCATTTATAGCTTTAGGAACAAGGACATCCAAAAGGCTGTGTGGAAAATGCTTCAAAAATGA